From Sinorhizobium sp. RAC02, a single genomic window includes:
- a CDS encoding DUF882 domain-containing protein produces MAQASAIALAALTAAPSAAFAEVRSLKLFFTHTGERATITYKRNGKYDPKGLAQVNRLLRDWRRNEPARMDPRLLDLVWEVYQRAGAKDYINIVSAYRSPATNTMLRGRSRNTGVAKNSQHTLGKAMDFFIPGVKLARLRELAMQLQIGGVGYYPTSGSPFVHLDVGRVRAWPRVSRQELARIFPNGQTLHLPADGRALPGYDLAMVDYKRRVKATSVIAASTAGKSKFKGEASPSESTLLTAMLPTRKGRAEKALELQTTRQMVAEEPPFVDLATIVAPLPIFRSAVVERALPMNTAAFVPSASFWVVQGTGLLRQPTAAESSLAGSGLSGTQPEWAVSEAALFDWALTPAKELEQLRLPTSLRQAVASAEDIQQPLERRVQPAGQ; encoded by the coding sequence ATTGCGCAGGCAAGTGCGATTGCCCTCGCCGCCCTGACCGCCGCCCCCTCCGCGGCCTTTGCGGAAGTCCGCTCGCTTAAGCTGTTCTTCACCCATACCGGCGAGCGTGCGACGATCACCTACAAGCGCAATGGCAAGTACGACCCGAAGGGGCTTGCACAGGTCAATCGCCTGCTGCGCGACTGGCGTCGGAACGAGCCGGCCCGCATGGATCCGCGCCTGCTGGATCTGGTCTGGGAAGTCTACCAGCGCGCCGGCGCGAAGGATTACATCAATATCGTCTCGGCCTACCGTTCGCCCGCCACCAACACCATGCTGCGCGGCCGCTCGCGCAATACAGGCGTCGCGAAGAACAGCCAGCACACACTCGGCAAGGCGATGGACTTCTTCATTCCCGGCGTCAAGCTCGCACGGCTGCGGGAGCTTGCCATGCAGCTGCAGATCGGCGGCGTCGGCTACTATCCGACCTCCGGCTCGCCCTTCGTGCATCTCGATGTCGGCCGTGTCCGGGCCTGGCCTCGGGTGTCGCGCCAGGAGCTGGCGCGCATTTTCCCGAACGGCCAGACACTGCATCTGCCGGCCGACGGCCGGGCCTTGCCGGGTTATGATCTGGCGATGGTGGACTACAAACGGCGGGTCAAGGCGACATCCGTGATCGCCGCCAGCACTGCGGGAAAATCGAAATTCAAGGGTGAGGCATCTCCGTCCGAAAGCACGCTGCTCACCGCCATGCTGCCGACCCGCAAAGGCCGCGCGGAGAAGGCATTGGAGCTGCAGACCACACGCCAGATGGTTGCCGAGGAGCCGCCATTCGTCGACCTTGCGACGATTGTTGCGCCTCTTCCGATATTCCGGTCCGCCGTTGTCGAGCGTGCACTTCCCATGAACACTGCCGCGTTCGTTCCGTCCGCGTCGTTCTGGGTCGTGCAGGGCACGGGCCTCCTGCGGCAGCCGACTGCTGCCGAGTCCAGTCTCGCCGGTTCAGGCCTTTCCGGCACGCAACCGGAATGGGCGGTTTCCGAAGCCGCGCTCTTCGACTGGGCGCTCACGCCGGCCAAGGAACTGGAGCAGCTGCGCCTTCCGACCAGCTTACGGCAGGCGGTGGCAAGCGCCGAGGATATCCAGCAACCACTGGAGCGGCGCGTTCAACCCGCCGGCCAGTAG
- a CDS encoding L,D-transpeptidase has product MRRLFPSDIDPVPAVVRLDRRSFSLAALALLISPNLALAEGKKRTLDIDARFLPQLVTSPYPEEPGTIVVAPQDRYLFLIEEGGFARRYGVGVGRAGLAFSGSATVGRKAKWPSWRPTDNMIRRNPKKYARHAGGVPGGPKNPLGSRALYLFRDGRDTLYRIHGTTEPWTIGKAVSNGCIRMVNDHVEDLYERVPVGARVVVIS; this is encoded by the coding sequence ATGAGACGTCTCTTCCCATCTGACATAGACCCCGTCCCGGCAGTGGTGCGCCTTGATCGGCGAAGCTTCAGCCTTGCGGCTCTCGCGCTGCTCATCTCGCCGAACCTTGCCCTTGCCGAGGGAAAGAAGCGTACATTGGACATCGACGCGCGTTTCTTGCCGCAACTCGTGACCTCACCCTATCCGGAAGAACCTGGCACCATCGTGGTCGCGCCGCAGGACCGTTACCTTTTTCTCATCGAAGAGGGCGGTTTTGCACGTCGCTACGGGGTCGGGGTCGGCCGCGCCGGACTGGCTTTTTCTGGCTCGGCGACCGTTGGCCGCAAGGCAAAATGGCCAAGCTGGCGACCGACCGACAACATGATCCGGCGCAACCCGAAGAAGTATGCCCGCCATGCCGGGGGCGTGCCGGGCGGACCGAAGAACCCGTTGGGCTCCCGGGCCCTCTATCTGTTTCGCGACGGGCGCGACACGCTCTACCGGATTCACGGCACCACCGAACCCTGGACCATTGGCAAAGCGGTTTCGAACGGCTGCATCCGGATGGTCAACGACCATGTCGAGGACCTTTACGAACGGGTTCCCGTGGGAGCCCGGGTCGTCGTAATTTCGTAA
- a CDS encoding DsbA family protein: MNRRQFLGSTVAGLGLLAASHVMAQGNGTTATPDLMEPGPLPERILGRDDAPVTVIEYASMTCGHCANFHLNVWPAFKAEFVDTGKVRFILREFPFDPRSTAAFMLARCMGDDKWYPTVDLLFRNQPRWARVEDGKAGFLSVLSMTGLKEVDLEACLGDQALLDKVNAVAARGQELGVDSTPTFFINGQKYTGVMPIEQMRSIIEPLVAGAAK; the protein is encoded by the coding sequence ATGAACAGGCGGCAATTTTTGGGATCGACCGTGGCGGGGCTGGGCTTGCTGGCAGCAAGCCATGTGATGGCACAGGGTAACGGCACGACGGCGACACCTGACCTCATGGAACCTGGCCCCTTGCCAGAGCGGATCCTCGGACGCGACGATGCGCCCGTCACCGTCATCGAATATGCTTCGATGACCTGTGGTCACTGCGCCAATTTCCACCTCAACGTCTGGCCGGCCTTCAAGGCGGAGTTCGTCGACACCGGCAAGGTTCGCTTCATCCTGCGCGAATTCCCCTTCGATCCGCGATCGACCGCCGCCTTCATGCTCGCCCGCTGCATGGGCGACGACAAATGGTATCCGACAGTCGATCTGCTCTTCCGCAACCAGCCGCGCTGGGCGCGGGTGGAAGACGGGAAAGCGGGCTTCCTGTCGGTTCTTTCGATGACGGGCCTGAAGGAAGTAGATCTCGAGGCCTGCCTTGGCGACCAGGCGCTGCTCGACAAGGTGAACGCCGTTGCCGCGCGGGGCCAGGAGCTCGGCGTGGATTCGACGCCGACCTTCTTCATAAACGGCCAGAAATACACCGGCGTCATGCCGATCGAGCAGATGCGGTCCATCATCGAGCCGCTCGTTGCGGGAGCAGCAAAATGA
- a CDS encoding peptidyl-prolyl cis-trans isomerase: protein MTIGNIRNALLAGLILAAVPAFAEERADQVAARVGDTEILESDVTFATSFLGDSNPEATQEARKSAVVDALIDLKVVSDAAIRDGMENDETFKRQMTFLRQQALRQVYLAKAAAVAVTEDVVRKAYDERVAAMPVGEEVRLRHILTSDQAGADAAIREIAGGMPFEEVAGRTSLDDASKGKGGDLGFLTTEQLPPELGTAIATMKAGETSTNPIETPFGFHVLKLEERRKREPPAFETVSAELRSGMEAQAVGKIVADLKASARIEKLVPDVAMPDASDDGHDHGAN, encoded by the coding sequence ATGACCATCGGAAACATCAGGAATGCCCTTCTCGCAGGGCTCATTCTGGCTGCTGTTCCAGCTTTCGCCGAGGAACGGGCGGACCAGGTTGCGGCCCGCGTCGGCGATACGGAAATTCTGGAATCCGACGTCACGTTCGCAACCTCGTTCCTCGGTGATTCCAATCCAGAGGCGACGCAGGAGGCCAGGAAATCGGCTGTCGTCGATGCACTGATCGATCTCAAGGTGGTGTCGGATGCTGCGATCCGTGATGGTATGGAGAACGACGAGACGTTTAAGCGCCAGATGACGTTTCTCCGCCAGCAGGCCTTGAGGCAGGTCTATCTGGCCAAGGCCGCCGCGGTCGCCGTGACGGAGGATGTGGTGCGCAAGGCCTATGACGAGCGTGTCGCCGCGATGCCGGTAGGCGAGGAGGTGCGCCTGCGGCACATCCTGACCAGCGACCAGGCCGGCGCCGATGCGGCCATCCGCGAGATTGCCGGGGGAATGCCCTTCGAGGAGGTGGCGGGACGTACCTCGCTGGACGACGCATCGAAGGGTAAAGGCGGCGACCTCGGTTTTCTGACAACCGAGCAGCTTCCGCCGGAGTTGGGAACGGCCATTGCGACGATGAAGGCTGGCGAGACTTCCACCAACCCTATCGAAACGCCGTTCGGTTTTCACGTCCTGAAGCTGGAAGAGCGGCGCAAGCGCGAACCGCCCGCCTTCGAGACCGTGTCGGCGGAGCTGCGGAGCGGCATGGAGGCCCAGGCCGTTGGCAAGATCGTCGCCGACCTCAAGGCGAGCGCGCGCATCGAGAAGCTCGTTCCCGATGTCGCCATGCCTGACGCATCCGACGATGGGCACGACCATGGTGCCAACTGA
- a CDS encoding Nramp family divalent metal transporter, producing the protein MDTRREGWLHAGGDVSLSDVHRSIPVRKDASTLRRALAFFGPGYLVAVGYMDPGNWATSLAGGSRFGYTLLVVALVSNIMAIVLQSLCARLAIASGRDLAQACRDAFSRPVAIGLWLLAEIAIIATDIAEVIGTAIGLNLIFGIPLEIGVIITALDVFLILYLQRLGFRWLEAFVIALLGIIAVCFAVQIGLADPDWGEVIRGFAPTTEIVTNPDMLYLALGILGATVMPHNLYLHSGIVQTRAYGETLAERREALTFATIDSTVALMFALLVNASILILAAAAFHATGRTDIAELGEAHNLLAPLLGIALAPTLFGVALLCCGINSTVTATLAGQVVMEGFLRMRLAPWLRRLITRGIAIIPAAGVTITYGDSGTAQLLILTQVVLSLQLSFAVFPLVMFTADRRKMGELIAPRWLTALALLIAIVIAGLNIKMLVDFVL; encoded by the coding sequence ATGGATACGCGCCGGGAAGGTTGGTTGCACGCGGGCGGAGACGTCTCCCTCTCCGATGTTCATCGCTCCATCCCAGTCAGGAAGGATGCATCGACGCTCCGGCGGGCACTTGCCTTCTTCGGACCGGGTTATCTCGTCGCCGTCGGCTACATGGATCCGGGCAACTGGGCGACCTCGCTCGCCGGCGGGTCGCGTTTCGGCTACACGCTGCTTGTCGTGGCGCTGGTGTCCAACATCATGGCGATCGTTCTGCAATCGCTGTGCGCGCGGCTGGCGATCGCCTCGGGCCGCGACTTGGCGCAGGCCTGTCGCGACGCCTTTTCTCGCCCCGTGGCGATCGGCCTCTGGCTTCTGGCGGAAATCGCCATCATCGCTACCGATATTGCCGAGGTCATCGGCACGGCGATCGGCCTCAACCTGATCTTCGGCATCCCGCTGGAAATCGGCGTCATCATCACGGCGCTGGACGTGTTCCTGATCCTCTACCTGCAGCGCCTGGGCTTCCGATGGCTCGAGGCCTTCGTCATTGCCCTGCTCGGCATCATCGCCGTTTGCTTCGCTGTCCAGATCGGTCTTGCGGATCCGGACTGGGGCGAGGTCATCCGCGGCTTTGCGCCGACGACCGAGATCGTCACCAATCCGGACATGCTCTACCTCGCGCTCGGCATTCTGGGGGCGACCGTCATGCCGCACAATCTCTATCTGCATTCCGGGATCGTCCAGACGCGTGCCTATGGGGAGACGCTTGCCGAGCGGCGCGAGGCACTGACGTTCGCGACGATCGATTCCACCGTGGCGCTCATGTTCGCGCTCCTGGTGAATGCTTCCATCCTGATCCTCGCCGCCGCGGCCTTTCACGCGACAGGCCGCACGGACATCGCCGAACTCGGCGAGGCGCACAATCTTCTGGCGCCGCTTCTCGGGATCGCCCTCGCCCCCACGCTCTTCGGCGTGGCGCTCCTGTGCTGCGGCATCAACTCGACGGTGACGGCGACGCTGGCCGGACAGGTGGTCATGGAAGGGTTCCTGCGCATGCGCCTGGCACCCTGGTTGCGGCGGTTGATCACGCGGGGGATCGCCATCATTCCGGCTGCCGGCGTTACCATCACTTATGGCGACAGCGGAACGGCCCAACTCCTCATCCTCACGCAGGTCGTCCTCAGCCTCCAGCTTTCCTTCGCGGTCTTCCCGCTCGTGATGTTCACGGCTGATCGCCGGAAAATGGGAGAGCTCATCGCGCCGCGTTGGCTGACGGCGCTGGCGCTGCTGATCGCGATCGTCATCGCGGGGTTGAATATCAAAATGCTGGTGGATTTTGTTCTTTAG